The Vanessa atalanta chromosome 2, ilVanAtal1.2, whole genome shotgun sequence genome has a segment encoding these proteins:
- the LOC125074227 gene encoding probable cytochrome P450 6a17, with protein MLLILVFISLFVALIYYGTYKRNYWKNRGVVQVNGLLSRFIWSNRSISEIYKDLYNEYIKDCYIGVFFGIKPALIIKDVRDVQFVMQGNFESFYSRGIDTNPNDILADNVLFMGDYRRWKLLRHKLSPIFTSLKIKKMFYIMERCARDFVKFVDSDEYVTGNTFNALYTYTTACIGATLFGIDTQTKNTMESPFLEMTRESIEPSLIGNLKFTLASLSPTLFNLFNLKQFGKYEEFFVGTVKRVFEKRRNDKQKRHDFVDLCLELQKQGTMKDPVTGYEIEATDEVLAAQAFFFFLAGVDTSATVMHFALLELASNKDIKNKVHEEIDRVFNECDEKLTYDDIDKLEYLDMVLSETMRKYPPIGAIQRSCAKSTVLPVGQVKVIKDDIIVIPIFALHRDEMLYPNPDVFDPERFSPENISKIVKFSYLPFGEGNRMCLGTRFARVQVKSGLAWLLRKYTLKEEKYEPRSFAPSFFSLRDSKANFKLISRR; from the exons ATGTTGTTGATTCTGGTGTTTATTTCCTTATTTGTggcattaatatattatggaacatataaaagaaattattgGAAGAATCGTGGAGTTGTACAAGTGAATGGGCTGTTATCTAGATTTATTTGGAGCAATCGATCTATATCAGAAATTTACAAGGACTTGTATAacgaatatataaaagattgttATATTGGAGTATTTTTTGGGATAAAACCGGCGCTTATAATTAAAGATGTGCGCGACGTTCAATTTGTTATGCAAGGTAACTTTGAAAGTTTCTACAGTCGTGGTATTGATACCAATCCTAATGATATTTTAGCAGATAACGTTCTATTTATGGGCGATTATCGTCGCTGGAAACTGTTGCGTCATAAACTTTCACCTATATTTACGAGcctgaagataaaaaaaatgttttacataatgGAAAGATGTGCTCGTGATTTCGTTAAATTTGTTGACAGTGACGAATACGTAACTGGAAACACTTTTAACGCTTTATATACTTACACAACAGCTTGTATTGGAGCTACATTATTTGGTATCGACACTCAAACTAAGAATACTATGGAATCCCCATTCTTAGAAATGACTCGCGAATCAATTGAACCATCTTTGATcggaaatttgaaatttaccCTTGCCAGCTTATCGCcgactttgtttaatttgtttaacttAAAACAGTTTGGTAAATACGAAGAATTTTTCGTAGGCACGGTAAAGAGAGTTTTTGAAAAACGTAGGAATGACAAACAAAAGCGACATGATTTCGTTGACCTCTGTTTGGAATTGCAAAAGCAAGGAACAATGAAAGATCCCGTTACTGGTTACGAAATAGAAGCTACTGATGAAGTACTAGCAGCTCAAGCATTCTTCTTCTTTCTAGCTGGTGTTGATACATCAGCCACAGTTATGCATTTTGCTTTACTTGAACTGGCaagtaataaagatataaaaaataaagtccaTGAAGAAATTGATAGAGTTTTCAACGAATGTGATGAAAAATTGACCTATGATGATATtgataaattagaatatttagacATGGTGTTGAGTGAGACGATGAGAAAATACCCACCAATCGGTGCTATTCAAAGGAGTTGTGCTAAGTCCACAGTTTTACCCGTGGGTCAAGTAAAAGTTATAAAAGACGACATTATTGTAATACCAATTTTTGCTTTGCATAGAGATGAAATGTTGTACCCTAATCCAGATGTATTTGATCCAGAGCGTTTTTCACCAgaaaatatctcaaaaattgttaaatttagttatttaccATTTGGTGAAGGAAACCGTATGTGTTTAG GTACAAGGTTCGCACGTGTTCAAGTCAAGTCTGGTTTGGCGTGGCTTCTTCGTAAATATACACTGAAGGAAGAGAAATACGAACCGAGATCCTTCGCGCCCAGTTTCTTCAGTTTGAGGGATTCAAaagctaatttcaaattaatttctagACGTTGA